The following are encoded together in the Drosophila biarmipes strain raj3 chromosome 3L, RU_DBia_V1.1, whole genome shotgun sequence genome:
- the LOC108034797 gene encoding spectrin alpha chain isoform X4, whose amino-acid sequence MENFTPKEVKILETVEDIQERREQVLSRYNDFKIETRQKREKLEDSRRFQYFKRDADELESWIHEKLQAASEESYRDPTNLQAKIQKHQAFEAEVSAHSNAIVSLDNTGQEMINQQHFASESIQVRLDELHKLWELLLSRLAEKGLKLQQALVLVQFLRQCEEVMFWIKDKETFVTADEFGQDLEHVEVLQRKFDEFQKDMASQEYRVTEVNQLADKLVQDGHPERDTITKRKEELNEAWQRLKQLAIVRQEKLFGAHEIQRFNRDADETVAWIAEKDVVLSSDDYGRDLASVQALQRKHEGVERDLAALEDKVSTLGAEAQRLCSIHADHSDQIRDKQAEIANYWQSLTTKARERKQKLDESYYLHRFLADFRDLVSWINGMKAIISADELAKDVAGAEALLERHQEHKGEIDAREDSFKLTTESGQKLLEREHYAAAEIQEKLAALENDKSSLLSLWEDRRILYEQCMDLQLFYRDTEQADTWMAKQEAFLANEDLGDSLDSVEALIKKHEDFEKSLAAQEEKIKALDIFATKLIDGQHYAADDVAQRRQMLLARRAALQEKSSRRRQLLEDSNRYQQFERDCDETKGWISEKLKFATDDSYLDPTNLNGKMQKHQNFEHELNANKSRIEDITNVGTELIEKEHYAADQINTRMQEIVVLWETLVQASDKKGTKLNEACQQQQFNRTIEDIELWLSEIEGQLLSEDHGKDLTSVQNLQKKHALLEADVMAHQDRIESIKVAANKFIESGHFDADNIRNKEGNLSARYAALAAPMGERKQHLLDSLQVQQLFRDLEDEAAWIREKEPIAASTNRGRDLIGVQNLIKKHQAVLAEINNHEARLLNVISSGENMLKDQPFASDDIRQRLEALQEQWNTLKEKSSQRKQDLDDSLQAHQYFADANEAESWMREKEPIATGSDYGKDEDSSEALLKKHEALVSDLEAFGNTIQALQEQAKNCRQQETPVVDITGKECVVALYDYTEKSPREVSMKKGDVLTLLNSNNKDWWKVEVNDRQGFVPAAYIKKIEAGLSASQQNLVDNHSIAKRQNQINSQYDNLLALARERQNKLNETVKAYVLVREAADLAQWIRDKENHAQVADVVGEDLEEVEVLQKKFDDFNDDLKANEVRLANMNEIAVQLTSLGQTEAALKIQTQMQDLNEKWNNLQTLTAEKASQLGSAHEVQRFHRDIDETKDWIAEKANALNNDDLGKDLRSVQTLQRKHEGVERDLAALRDKIRQLDETANRLMQSHPDTAEQTYAKQKEINEMWDQIITKSTARKEKLLDSYDLQRFLSDYRDLLAWINSMMSLVTSDELANDVTGAEALIERHQEHRTEIDARAGTFGAFEQFGHELLQANHYASPEIKEKIEDLAKAREDLEKAWTERRLQLEQNLDLQLYMRDCELAESWMSAREAFLNADDDANAGGNVEALIKKHEDFDKAINGHEQKIAALQTVADQLIAQNHYASNLVDEKRKQVLERWRHLKEGLIEKRSRLGDEQTLQQFSRDADEIENWIAEKLQLATEESYKDPANIQSKHQKHQAFEAELAANADRIQSVLAMGGNLIDKKQCSGSEDAVQKRLTQIADQWEYLTHKTTEKSLKLKEANKQRTYIAAVKDLDFWLGEVESLLTTEDSGKDLASVQNLMKKHQLVEADIVAHEDRIKDMNNQADSLVESGQFDTAGIQEKRQSINERYERICNLAAHRQARLNEALTLHQFFRDIADEESWIKEKKLLVGSDDYGRDLTGVQNLKKKHKRLEAELGSHEPAIQAVQEAGEKLMDVSNLGVPEIEQRLKALNQAWAELKNLAATRGQKLDESLTYQQFLAQVEEEEAWITEKQQLLSVEDYGDSMAAVQGLLKKHDAFETDFTAHKDRCSLICDQGSELVEAKNHHGESIAQRCQQLRLKLDNLSALAARRKGALLDNSAYLQFMWKADVVESWIDDKENYVRSDEFGRDLSTVQTLLTKQETFDAGLNAFEQEGIHNITALKDQLINASHAQSPAILKRHGDVIARWQKLRDASDTRKQRLLAMQEQFRQIEELYLTFAKKASAFNSWFENAEEDLTDPVRCNSIEEIRALRDAHAQFQASLSSAEADFKALAALDQKIKSFNVGPNPYTWFTMEALEETWRNLQKIIEERDGELAKEAKRQEENDKLRKEFAKHANLFHQWLTETRTSMMEGSGSLEQQLEALRVKATEVRARRVDLKKIEELGALLEEHLILDNRYTEHSTVGLAQQWDQLDQLSMRMQHNLEQQIQARNHSGVSEDSLKEFSMMFKHFDKDKSGKLNHQEFKSCLRALGYDLPMVEEGQPDPEFEAILDVVDPNRDGYVSLQEYIAFMISKETENVQSYEEIENAFRAITAADRPYVTKEELYCNLTKDMADYCVQRMKPFSEPRSGQPIKDALDYIDFTRTLFQN is encoded by the exons ATGGAGAACTTCACACCCAAAGAGGTGAAGATCCTCGAGACTGTCGAGGACATCCAGGAGCGACGTGAGCAGGTCCTGTCGCGCTACAATGACTTCAAGATCGAGACGCGCCAGAAGCGTGAGAAGCTCGAGGACTCGCGCCGCTTCCAGTACTTCAAGCGGGACGCCGACGAGTTGGAGTCATGGATCCACGAGAAGCTGCAGGCGGCCAGCGAGGAGAGCTACCGCGATCCGACCAATCTGCAGGCCAAGATCCAGAAGCACCAGGCCTTTGAGGCCGAGGTGTCGGCGCACAGCAACGCCATTGTCTCGCTCGATAACACCGGCCAGGAGATGATCAACCAGCAGCACTTTGCCTCCGAGTCGATCCAGGTTCGCCTCGACGAACTGCACAAGCTGTGGGAGCTGCTCCTCAGCCGCCTAGCCGAGAAGGGCCTTAAGCTGCAGCAGGCTCTTGTCCTGGTGCAGTTCCTTCGTCAGTGCGAGGAGGTGATGTTCTGGATCAAGGACAAGGAGACCTTTGTCACCGCCGACGAGTTCGGCCAGGATCTGGAGCATGTGGAGGTGCTGCAGCGCAAGTTCGACGAGTTCCAGAAGGACATGGCTTCGCAGGAGTACCGCGTGACTGAGGTCAACCAGCTGGCCGACAAGTTGGTGCAGGACGGTCATCCAGAGCGCGATACGATCACCAAGCGCAAGGAGGAGCTGAACGAGGCCTGGCAGCGCCTGAAGCAGCTGGCCATTGTGCGCCAGGAGAAGCTCTTCGGTGCCCACGAGATCCAGCGTTTCAACCGCGATGCCGACGAAACCGTCGCCTGGATTGCCGAGAAGGATGTGGTGCTCTCGTCCGATGACTATGGCCGGGATTTGGCCAGTGTTCAGGCACTGCAGCGCAAACACGAGGGAGTGGagcgcgatttggccgccctGGAGGACAAGGTCTCCACCCTGGGAGCCGAGGCCCAGCGCCTGTGCTCCATCCACGCCGATCACAGCGACCAGATCCGCGACAAACAGGCCGAGATCGCCAACTACTGGCAGAGTCTCACCACCAAGGCCCGTGAGCGTAAGCAGAAGCTGGATGAATCCTACTACCTGCACCGTTTCCTCGCCGACTTCCGTGACCTCGTGTCCTGGATTAATGGCATGAAGGCCATCATCTCGGCCGACGAACTGGCCAAGGATGTGGCTGGAGCAGAGGCCCTTTTGGAGCGCCACCAGGAGCACAAGGGCGAGATTGATGCCCGCGAGGACAGCTTCAAGCTGACCACAGAGTCCGGACAGAAGCTGCTGGAGCGGGAGCACTATGCCGCCGCTGAGATTCAGGAGAAGTTGGCGGCTCTGGAGAACGACAAGAGCTCGCTGCTGTCACTGTGGGAGGATCGTCGCATCCTTTACGAGCAGTGCATGGATCTGCAGCTGTTTTACCGCGATACAGAGCAAGCTGACACCTGGATGGCCAAGCAGGAGGCTTTCCTGGCCAACGAGGACCTTGGTGATTCCTTGGACTCCGTCGAGGCGCTGATCAAGAAGCACGAGGACTTCGAGAAGAGTCTGGCCGCCCAGGAGGAGAAGATCAAGGCTCTGGACATCTTTGCCACCAAGCTGATCGATGGCCAGCACTATGCCGCCGACGATGTGGCCCAGCGCCGCCAGATGCTCCTTGCCCGTCGCGCTGCCCTCCAGGAGAAGTCCTCGAGGCGTCGCCAGCTGCTGGAGGACTCCAACCGCTACCAGCAGTTCGAGCGCGATTGCGACGAGACCAAGGGCTGGATCAGCGAGAAGCTGAAGTTCGCCACTGATGACAGCTATCTGGATCCCACCAACCTGAACGGCAAGATGCAGAAGCACCAGAACTTCGAACACGAGCTGAATGCCAACAAGTCGCGCATCGAGGACATTACCAACGTGGGCACCGAGCTGATCGAGAAGGAGCACTATGCCGCTGACCAGATCAACACCCGCATGCAGGAGATCGTGGTGCTGTGGGAGACCCTCGTCCAGGCTTCAGACAAGAAGGGAACTAAGCTGAACGAGGcctgccagcagcagcagttcaaCCGCACCATCGAGGACATTGAGCTGTGGCTGAGCGAGATCGAGGGCCAGCTATTGTCCGAGGATCACGGCAAGGACCTGACCTCCGTCCAGAATCTGCAGAAGAAGCACGCCCTACTTGAGGCCGATGTGATGGCCCACCAGGATCGTATTGAGAGTATCAAGGTGGCAGCCAACAAGTTCATCGAGTCCGGCCACTTTGATGCGGACAACATCCGCAACAAGGAGGGCAATCTCTCGGCTCGCTATGCCGCTCTAGCTGCCCCCATGGGCGAGAGGAAGCAGCATCTTCTCGACTCGCTCCAGGTGCAGCAGCTCTTCCGCGACTTGGAGGACGAGGCTGCCTGGATCCGCGAGAAGGAACCCATTGCCGCATCCACGAACCGCGGTCGTGACTTGATTGGTGTGCAGAATCTGATCAAGAAGCACCAGGCTGTGCTCGCCGAGATCAACAACCACGAAGCCAGGCTGCTGAATGTGATCAGCTCGGGCGAGAACATGCTGAAGGATCAGCCCTTCGCCAGCGACGACATTCGTCAGCGCCTGGAGGCCCTCCAGGAGCAGTGGAACACGCTTAAAGAGAAGTCCAGCCAGCGCAAGCAGGATTTGGACGACTCCCTGCAGGCTCACCAGTACTTTGCCGATGCCAACGAGGCAGAGTCGTGGATGCGCGAGAAGGAGCCCATCGCCACTGGCAGTGACTACGGCAAGGACGAGGATTCCTCGGAGGCTCTGCTCAAGAAGCACGAGGCTCTGGTCTCCGATCTGGAGGCCTTCGGCAACACCATCCAGGCGCTGCAGGAGCAGGCCAAGAACTGTCGCCAGCAGGAGACGCCCGTTGTGGACATCACCGGCAAGGAGTGCGTGGTGGCCCTCTACGACTACACGGAGAAATCCCCACGTGAGGTGTCGATGAAGAAGGGTGATGTTTTGACTCTGCTCAACTCGAACAACAAGGACTGGTGGAAGGTTGAGGTCAACGATCGCCAGGGCTTCGTCCCGGCCGCCTACATCAAGAAGATCGAGGCCGGTTTGAGTGCCTCGCAGCAGAACCTGGTGGACAACCATTCGATCGCCAAGCGCCAGAACCAGATCAACTCGCAGTACGACAACTTGCTGGCCCTCGCCCGCGAGCGTCAGAACAAGCTGAACGAGACCGTGAAGGCCTACGTCCTGGTGCGTGAGGCTGCCGACCTGGCCCAGTGGATCCGTGACAAGGAGAACCACGCCCAGGTGGCCGATGTTGTCGGCGAGGAtctggaggaggtggaggtgcTCCAAAAGAAGTTCGACGACTTCAACGACGACCTGAAGGCCAACGAGGTGCGATTGGCCAACATGAACGAGATTGCCGTGCAGCTGACCTCGCTGGGACAGACGGAGGCCGCCCTGAAGATCCAGACCCAGATGCAGGACCTGAACGAGAAGTGGAACAACCTGCAGACGCTGACTGCCGAAAAGGCCAGCCAGCTGGGCTCCGCCCACGAGGTTCAGCGTTTCCACCGcgacatcgacgagaccaaGGACTGGATCGCCGAGAAGGCCAATGCCCTCAATAACGACGACTTGGGCAAGGATCTGCGCAGTGTTCAGACCCTGCAGCGCAAGCACGAAGGCGTGGAGCGTGATTTGGCCGCTCTGCGGGACAAGATCCGTCAGCTGGACGAGACCGCCAACAGGCTGATGCAGTCGCATCCGGACACCGCCGAGCAGACGTACGCCAAGCAGAAGGAGATCAACGAGATGTGGGACCAGATCATCACCAAGTCCACTGCCCGCAAGGAGAAGCTGCTGGACTCGTACGATCTGCAGCGCTTCCTCAGCGACTACCGCGATCTGCTGGCTTGGATCAACTCGATGATGAGTCTGGTCACCTCCGACGAGCTGGCCAACGATGTGACCGGAGCCGAGGCTTTGATCGAGCGTCATCAG GAACATCGCACGGAGATCGATGCCCGCGCCGGAACCTTCGGCGCCTTCGAGCAGTTCGGACACGAGCTGCTGCAGGCCAACCACTACGCCTCGCCGGAGATCAAGGAGAAGATCGAGGATCTGGCCAAGGCGCGCGAGGACCTGGAGAAGGCATGGACCGAGCGCCGGCTGCAGCTGGAGCAGAACTTGGATTTGCAGCTGTACATGCGTGACTGCGAGTTGGCCGAATCCTGGATGTCGGCCCGCGAGGCCTTCCTCAATGCGGACGACGATGCCAATGCCGGCGGCAATGTGGAGGCGCTGATCAAGAAGCACGAGGACTTCGACAAGGCCATCAATGGGCACGAGCAGAAGATTGCGGCCCTGCAGACGGTGGCCGATCAGTTGATCGCCCAGAACCACTACGCCTCCAATTTGGTGGACGAGAAGCGCAAGCAGGTGCTGGAGCGTTGGCGCCACCTGAAGGAGGGTCTGATCGAGAAGCGCTCCCGGCTGGGAGACGAACAGACGTTGCAGCAGTTCTCGCGCGACGCCGATGAGATCGAGAACTGGATCGCCGAGAAGCTGCAGCTGGCCACCGAGGAGAGCTACAAGGATCCGGCCAACATCCAGTCGAAACACCAGAAGCACCAGGCCTTCGAGGCCGAACTGGCGGCCAACGCCGATCGCATCCAGAGCGTGCTGGCCATGGGCGGCAACCTGATCGACAAGAAGCAGTGCAGCGGGTCAGAGGACGCGGTGCAGAAGCGGTTGACGCAGATCGCCGATCAGTGGGAGTACCTCACCCACAAGACGACCGAGAAGTCGCTGAAACTGAAGGAGGCGAACAAGCAGCGCACCTATATCGCTGCTGTCAAGGATTTGGACTTCTGGTTGGGCGAGGTCGAGAGTCTTTTGACCACTGAGGATTCTGGTAAGGATTTGGCATCTGTCCAAAACCTCATGAAGAAGCATCAGTTGGTCGAGGCGGATATCGTGGCGCACGAAGACCGCATCAAGGACATGAACAACCAGGCCGATTCCTTGGTGGAGAGCGGCCAGTTCGACACTGCCGGCATCCAGGAGAAGCGCCAGAGCATCAATGAGCGCTACGAGCGCATCTGCAACCTGGCGGCCCATCGCCAGGCCCGCCTCAACGAGGCCCTGACCCTGCACCAGTTCTTCCGCGACATCGCCGACGAGGAGAGCTGGATCAAGGAGAAGAAGCTGCTTGTCGGCTCCGACGACTATGGTCGCGATCTGACCGGTGTCCAGAACCTCAAGAAGAAGCACAAGCGTTTGGAGGCCGAGTTGGGCTCCCACGAGCCGGCCATTCAGGCTGTGCAGGAGGCTGGCGAGAAGCTGATGGACGTGTCCAACCTCGGTGTGCCGGAGATCGAGCAGCGCCTGAAGGCCCTCAATCAGGCCTGGGCCGAGCTTAAGAACCTGGCTGCCACGCGAGGACAGAAGCTGGACGAGTCGCTGACCTACCAGCAGTTCCTCGCccaggtggaggaggaggaggcctgGATCACCGagaagcagcagctgctgTCCGTCGAGGACTACGGTGACTCCATGGCAGCCGTCCAAGGTTTGCTGAAGAAGCACGACGCCTTCGAGACTGACTTCACTGCCCACAAGGACCGCTGCTCCTTGATCTGTGACCAGGGCAGTGAGTTGGTGGAGGCCAAGAACCACCATGGCGAGTCCATTGCTCAGCGCTGCCAGCAACTGCGCCTCAAGCTGGACAACCTGTCCGCCCTGGCCGCCCGCCGCAAGGGAGCCCTGCTGGACAACTCGGCCTATCTGCAGTTCATGTGGAAGGCCGATGTGGTCGAGAGCTGGATCGACGACAAGGAGAACTATGTGCGCTCCGACGAGTTCGGACGCGACCTGTCCACCGTGCAGACGCTGTTGACCAAGCAGGAGACATTCGATGCAG GTCTCAATGCCTTCGAGCAGGAGGGCATCCACAACATCACGGCACTAAAGGACCAACTGATCAACGCCAGCCACGCCCAGTCGCCGGCCATCCTCAAGCGTCATGGAGACGTCATCGCCAGATGGCAGAAGCTGCGCGACGCCTCCGACACGCGCAAGCAGCGACTGCTGGCCATGCAGGAGCAGTTCCGCCAGATCGAGGAACTCTACTTGACATTTGCCAAGAAAGCTTCGGCCTTCAATTCTTGGTTCGAAAATGCCGAGGAGGATCTCACAGATCCTGTTCGCTGCAATTCGATCGAAGAAATCCGCGCCCTGCGCGACGCCCATGCCCAATTCCAGGCGTCCCTTTCGTCGGCCGAAGCTGACTTCAAGGCATTGGCAGCACTCGACCAGAAGATCAAGAGCTTTAATGTTGGACCCAACCCCTACACGTGGTTCACCATGGAAGCTCTTGAGGAGACCTGGCGTAACCTGCAAAAGATCATAGAGGAACGCGATGGGGAACTTGCCAAGGAGGCCAAGCGCCAGGAGGAGAACGACAAGCTGCGCAAGGAGTTCGCCAAGCACGCCAATCTCTTCCACCAGTGGCTCACAGAGACAAG AACGTCCATGATGGAAGGCTCCGGTTCCCTGGAACAGCAACTGGAGGCGCTTCGCGTCAAGGCCACCGAGGTGCGTGCCCGTCGCGTTGACCTCAAGAAGATCGAGGAGCTGGGCGCCCTGCTGGAGGAGCACCTGATCCTGGACAACCGCTACACGGAACACTCGACAGTGGGCCTGGCCCAGCAGTGGGATCAACTCGACCAGCTTTCCATGCGCATGCAGCACAATTTGGAGCAGCAGATCCAGGCACGCAACCACTCGGGCGTCTCCGAGGACTCGCTCAAGGAGTTCTCGATGATGTTCAAGCACTTCGACAAGGACAAGAGCGGCAAGCTGAATCACCAGGAGTTCAAGTCCTGCCTGCGCGCCCTCGGCTACGACCTGCCCATGGTGGAGGAGGGACAGCCCGACCCGGAGTTCGAGGCCATCCTCGATGTGGTCGACCCCAACCGTGATGGCTACGTCTCCCTGCAGGAATACATCGCGTTCATGATCTCCAAGGAGACGGAGAACGTGCAGTCCTACGAGGAGATCGAGAATGCCTTCCGCGCCATCACCGCCGCCGACCGCCCCTACGTCACCAAGGAGGAGCTCTACTGC AACCTCACCAAGGACATGGCGGACTACTGCGTGCAGCGCATGAAGCCCTTCTCCGAACCGCGCTCCGGACAGCCCATCAAGGATGCCCTGGACTACATAGACTTTACGCGAACGCTGTTCCAGAACTAA